In the Streptomyces sp. NBC_00525 genome, one interval contains:
- a CDS encoding MFS transporter — protein MVAQATTSLGTAVTGFGMNVWVFEETGSFTLFATLAVVAALPALLLAPVAGVVVDRYDRRLVLLGCQAAGGVMLAATLIAAVTDSLSPPLVGVLWAVMSTVGAFSWPAVSASITVLSSPEQRPRVNGLAETLMGTVTVGSPVLGAALYRLIGIEGIAAFDLVSYLACLVLIAYMRFPAAREDTGPGRAAGGGPRFGDDLREAWRFLSGRRDLLRLLFFFVLVNVGLSMFTVLYSPYVLSFTSIGVLGVLLSLGGAGTIVAGIVYSATGGPAAKHVGVLAGALLAGLSMAALGLLREPYVLYAVAFLYGTSVPLLNASSQTIWQANVPPALQGRVFSLRRMLAWSMAPVSMVASIPLAERFAAPLVREGRPAAGIWGTGMAGALGLTATLCGLLCLLVVVLAQATGGLRTEGEPPVD, from the coding sequence GTGGTCGCACAGGCGACCACCTCCCTCGGCACCGCGGTCACCGGTTTCGGCATGAACGTCTGGGTCTTCGAGGAAACGGGGTCCTTCACACTCTTCGCCACACTCGCCGTCGTGGCCGCACTGCCCGCGTTACTGCTGGCCCCGGTAGCGGGAGTGGTCGTGGACCGCTACGACCGGCGGTTGGTCCTCCTGGGCTGCCAGGCCGCCGGCGGGGTCATGCTCGCCGCCACCCTCATCGCCGCGGTCACCGACAGCCTCAGCCCGCCCCTGGTGGGCGTCCTGTGGGCGGTGATGAGCACGGTCGGGGCGTTCTCCTGGCCCGCCGTGAGCGCGAGCATCACCGTGCTGAGCAGCCCGGAGCAGCGCCCGCGCGTCAACGGCCTCGCGGAGACGCTGATGGGCACGGTCACCGTGGGCTCCCCGGTGCTCGGCGCGGCCCTGTACCGGTTGATCGGGATCGAGGGCATCGCGGCCTTCGACCTGGTCTCCTACCTCGCCTGCCTGGTCCTGATCGCGTACATGAGGTTCCCGGCGGCGCGCGAGGACACCGGTCCGGGACGGGCCGCGGGCGGCGGACCCCGGTTCGGTGACGATCTGCGCGAGGCGTGGCGGTTCCTGTCCGGCCGCCGGGACCTGCTCCGCCTGCTGTTCTTCTTCGTGCTGGTCAACGTCGGGCTCTCGATGTTCACCGTGCTCTACTCGCCCTACGTGCTCTCCTTCACCTCCATCGGGGTGCTCGGCGTGCTGCTCTCGCTGGGCGGCGCCGGCACGATCGTGGCGGGCATCGTGTACTCCGCGACGGGGGGACCGGCCGCCAAGCACGTCGGCGTGCTCGCCGGGGCCCTGCTGGCCGGCCTGAGCATGGCGGCGCTCGGCCTGTTGCGCGAGCCGTACGTGCTGTACGCGGTCGCCTTCCTCTACGGCACCTCCGTGCCCCTGCTGAACGCGTCCAGCCAGACCATCTGGCAGGCCAACGTCCCGCCGGCGCTGCAGGGCCGGGTGTTCAGCCTGCGCCGCATGCTCGCCTGGAGCATGGCGCCGGTCTCCATGGTGGCGTCCATCCCGCTGGCGGAACGGTTCGCCGCACCACTCGTGCGGGAAGGACGCCCCGCCGCCGGGATCTGGGGGACCGGCATGGCCGGGGCCCTCGGCCTCACCGCCACCCTGTGCGGACTGCTGTGCCTGCTCGTCGTCGTCCTCGCCCAGGCGACCGGCGGGCTGCGGACCGAGGGCGAACCACCGGTCGACTGA